The following are encoded together in the Mastacembelus armatus chromosome 6, fMasArm1.2, whole genome shotgun sequence genome:
- the lingo1a gene encoding leucine-rich repeat and immunoglobulin-like domain-containing nogo receptor-interacting protein 1, producing MAAREATGHSYLVACWQPILILMLGTVLSGSTTGCPSRCECNVQERSVMCHRKKLLSVPEGIPAETRLLDLSKNRIRTINPDEFAGFPNLEHLELSENTISTIEPGAFNNLYGLRTLGLRSNKLKLIQLGVFTGLSNLTQLDISENKIVILLDYMFQDLYNLRSLEVGDNDLVFISHRAFHGLSSLEHLSLEKCNLSSVPTEAFTHLHSLITLRLRHLNINVIRDYSFKRLYRLKVLEIANWPYLDTMTPNCLYGLNLTSLTIANANLTTIPYVALRHLVYLRFLNLSYNPIHTIEGNKLHDLLRLQEFHLVGGRLAMIEPYSFRGLNYLKILNVSGNALTTLEESAFHSVGNLETLALYDNPLACDCRLLWVFRRRWRLNFNRQQPTCASPEFVQGKEFKDFPDVLQPNYFTCRKSRISDHKPQQKFVDEGAIVHFACQADGDPAPVIMWLSPQKKFITTKTIGRLSVLPDGTLEVRYAQIQDNGTYVCIASNAGGNDTSLAHLHIHSYSPDWPHQPNKTFAFISNQPTETGANGTRDNVPFPFDIKTLIIATTMGFISFLGVVLFCLVLLFLWSRGKGNTKHNIEIEYVPRKSDAGMSSSTVDAPRKFNMKMI from the coding sequence ATGGCGGCCAGGGAAGCAACTGGGCACAGCTACCTGGTAGCTTGCTGGCAGCCCATTCTAATCCTAATGCTGGGCACTGTGCTGTCTGGCTCCACCACAGGCTGTCCATCCCGCTGTGAGTGCAATGTTCAAGAGCGCTCTGTGATGTGTCACCGCAAAAAGCTCCTGTCAGTCCCTGAGGGCATTCCTGCAGAAACAAGACTTCTGGACCTCAGCAAGAACCGCATTAGAACCATCAACCCAGATGAATTTGCCGGCTTTCCCAACCTCGAACACCTGGAgctcagtgaaaacacaatCTCCACTATCGAACCTGGAGCGTTCAACAACCTTTACGGTTTGCGGACACTGGGGCTGCGTAGCAACAAGCTTAAGCTGATCCAGCTTGGTGTCTTCACAGGCCTGAGCAATTTGACACAGCTGGACATAAGTGAGAACAAGATTGTCATTCTGCTGGACTACATGTTCCAGGATTTGTACAACCTCCGGTCTTTAGAGGTGGGTGATAATGACCTGGTTTTCATCTCCCACCGAGCTTTTCATGGCCTAAGTAGTCTTGAACATCTGAGTCTTGAGAAGTGCAACTTGTCCTCTGTGCCAACAGAGGCTTTTACCCACCTCCACAGTTTGATCACACTTAGGCTTCGCCATCTCAATATCAATGTCATACGGGATTACTCTTTTAAAAGGCTCTATCGGCTGAAGGTGTTGGAAATAGCCAATTGGCCATATTTGGATACGATGACCCCAAATTGCTTATATGGATTAAATCTCACCTCTCTGACCATTGCAAATGCCAACCTGACCACAATTCCCTATGTAGCCCTGAGGCACTTAGTTTATTTGCGATTTCTTAATCTTTCATATAACCCCATTCATACCATTGAAGGGAATAAGCTCCATGATCTTCTGCGTCTGCAGGAATTTCACCTGGTAGGAGGCAGACTGGCAATGATTGAGCCCTACTCTTTCCGTGGTCTAAACTACCTGAAGATTCTAAATGTGTCTGGGAATGCTCTTACCACTTTAGAGGAGTCTGCTTTTCATTCAGTTGGCAACCTGGAAACTCTTGCTTTGTATGATAACCCCCTAGCCTGTGACTGCCGACTGTTATGGGTTTTCCGCCGACGCTGGAGACTGAACTTCAATAGGCAGCAGCCTACCTGTGCCTCTCCCGAGTTTGTCCAAGGCAAAGAATTCAAAGACTTCCCGGATGTTCTGCAGCCTAACTATTTCACGTGTCGCAAGTCTAGGATTAGTGATCACAAACCCCAGCAGAAATTTGTTGACGAAGGAGCCATTGTTCATTTTGCATGCCAGGCAGATGGAGATCCTGCACCAGTGATAATGTGGCTATCCCCACAGAAAAAGTTTATCACCACCAAGACGATTGGAAGGCTCTCCGTGTTGCCAGATGGTACCCTTGAGGTGCGCTATGCCCAGATTCAAGACAATggcacatatgtgtgtatagCTAGCAATGCAGGTGGAAACGACACCTCTCTTGCTCACCTGCACATTCATAGCTATTCACCTGATTGGCCACACCAGCCCAACAAGACTTTTGCCTTCATCTCCAACCAGCCCACAGAAACTGGTGCTAATGGTACAAGAGACAATGTCCCTTTCCCGTTTGATATAAAGACACTGATCATTGCAACCACAATGGGTTTCATCTCTTTTCTCGGTGTTGTCTTGTTTTGCCTGGTACTGCTCTTCCTTTGGAGCAGAGGTAAAGGTAACACGAAGCACAACATTGAGATTGAGTATGTGCCACGAAAATCAGACGCTGGcatgagcagcagcacagtggatgcGCCCCGCAAGTTtaacatgaaaatgatttaa